The following are from one region of the Stanieria sp. NIES-3757 genome:
- a CDS encoding glycosyl transferase family 39 has product MKQKQLNWWQGLGIIAIIWLAGAICDRIWFALDHSVPAWDQADYLNGALNYWHALKNPQWFDADWWRSFWLLSNKIPPLHYILTVPFLNVFGKSEDAAALIMLFYSAILLLSVYGLGVILFDVAVGLWAARLCQLLPGLYYYRLEFLLDYPLATIVTLSFYLLTLWNIYSQEKVNQIKSWLFALLFGISFGLSILLKQTALFFLFFPLVWIFIACLKNRQWLKLGQFLIAIATGILICFPWYRTNWLLILTSGKRATLDSAIAEGDPALNTISAWTYYGKILPYLLSWHLLLIPIVGLILYKIFKRKRQPITKSNLLTSVSLISNFKWRWLTVFLLGGYLLASLNINKDARYILPLLPVLSLVLAVGLLSYRGGWQLYLRWTIIILASLLFLANIFPLGGKFITTKLSPNVQHYPYLGQPYPHQEVVQEIIKTSPYLRSTLGVLPSTPEINQHNFSFYGGQQNFQVVGRQVGIRDNEIEQDARSLDWFITKTGDQGSVPESQATITKLIETESDFQLQKAWKLPDQSKLKLYHRRQPLVTVTTSQSNQNQIQLNKIIVPEVAPPGKPISVTYQWSGNWQELQQGIVLLTWTLNQNNEFQNLFWLHDHGIGMGALDNSNLSNQSSNQTYQVIENTAMLPPPNLDLGKYQLKATYFNRQTGETYPISVPAFNLTLDSKAQVTSASELDLVTQLRTIAPNMANGISGLEPIFAQTARINQYDAKQDYLKQAEIALSYRLQHNKIDQQIQQDWLYTVALSRVLQQNVEGAINSFQQAIQLNSNNPHNYAYLAFVYLYDWQPKLAQKTLEKALKINPNIPELKTLSGVAALMQGNLFKAWHLLQPIINN; this is encoded by the coding sequence GTGAAACAAAAACAACTGAATTGGTGGCAAGGATTAGGGATAATAGCAATAATTTGGTTAGCAGGAGCAATATGCGATCGCATTTGGTTTGCTTTGGATCATTCTGTACCTGCTTGGGATCAAGCTGATTATCTCAATGGTGCATTAAATTATTGGCATGCCCTGAAAAATCCTCAATGGTTTGATGCTGATTGGTGGAGAAGTTTTTGGTTATTGTCTAATAAAATTCCTCCTCTCCACTATATTTTGACTGTTCCGTTTCTTAATGTTTTTGGGAAAAGTGAAGATGCAGCAGCTTTAATTATGCTGTTTTATAGTGCGATTTTATTGCTTTCTGTTTATGGGTTGGGAGTAATTTTATTTGATGTTGCGGTAGGATTATGGGCAGCAAGATTGTGTCAATTATTACCAGGATTATATTATTATCGTCTCGAATTTTTATTAGATTATCCTCTTGCTACTATTGTTACTTTAAGTTTTTATTTATTAACTCTTTGGAATATTTATAGCCAAGAAAAAGTTAATCAAATCAAAAGTTGGTTATTTGCTTTATTGTTTGGAATTTCATTTGGTTTATCTATTTTACTTAAACAAACTGCACTGTTTTTTTTATTCTTTCCTCTGGTTTGGATATTTATTGCTTGTCTCAAAAACAGACAATGGTTAAAACTAGGTCAATTTTTAATTGCGATCGCTACAGGCATTTTGATTTGTTTTCCTTGGTATCGAACTAATTGGTTATTAATTTTGACTTCTGGAAAAAGAGCGACTTTAGATTCTGCGATTGCAGAAGGAGATCCAGCTTTAAATACTATTAGTGCCTGGACGTATTACGGTAAAATTTTGCCTTATTTACTTTCTTGGCATTTATTATTGATTCCAATTGTTGGCTTGATTTTATATAAAATCTTTAAACGTAAACGACAACCAATTACTAAAAGTAACTTATTAACTTCAGTTTCTCTCATTTCTAATTTTAAATGGAGATGGTTAACTGTTTTTCTGTTAGGTGGTTATCTACTTGCTTCTCTTAATATTAATAAAGATGCTCGTTATATTTTACCTTTATTACCAGTTTTATCTCTTGTTTTAGCAGTCGGTTTATTATCTTATCGGGGAGGCTGGCAACTTTATTTACGTTGGACAATAATTATTTTAGCTAGCTTATTATTTTTAGCAAATATTTTTCCTTTAGGTGGAAAATTTATTACTACCAAACTAAGTCCAAATGTTCAACATTATCCTTATCTCGGACAACCCTATCCTCATCAAGAAGTTGTTCAAGAAATTATTAAAACATCTCCTTATCTGCGTTCAACTTTAGGTGTTTTACCTTCTACACCAGAAATAAATCAACACAACTTTTCTTTTTATGGAGGACAACAAAACTTTCAAGTAGTTGGTCGTCAAGTAGGAATAAGAGATAATGAAATAGAACAAGATGCGCGATCGCTTGATTGGTTTATTACTAAAACTGGCGATCAAGGTTCAGTCCCAGAATCTCAAGCAACCATTACTAAACTAATAGAAACAGAGTCAGATTTTCAACTGCAAAAAGCTTGGAAACTTCCCGATCAAAGTAAGCTCAAACTTTATCATCGCAGACAACCGTTAGTTACAGTTACGACTAGCCAAAGCAATCAAAATCAAATTCAATTAAATAAAATTATTGTTCCAGAAGTAGCACCTCCAGGTAAACCAATTTCTGTTACTTATCAATGGTCTGGAAATTGGCAAGAATTACAACAAGGAATAGTATTATTAACCTGGACACTTAATCAAAATAATGAGTTTCAAAATTTATTTTGGTTACATGATCATGGTATTGGAATGGGCGCATTAGATAATAGTAATTTAAGCAATCAATCATCAAATCAGACTTATCAAGTGATTGAAAATACAGCAATGCTTCCTCCTCCAAATTTAGACTTAGGAAAGTATCAATTAAAGGCAACTTATTTCAACCGTCAAACAGGAGAAACCTATCCTATTTCTGTCCCTGCATTTAATCTTACTCTCGATTCAAAAGCACAAGTAACCTCTGCATCAGAATTAGATTTAGTAACTCAATTACGAACTATTGCCCCAAATATGGCTAATGGTATATCAGGATTAGAACCTATTTTTGCTCAAACTGCTCGCATTAATCAATATGATGCCAAACAAGATTATCTTAAACAAGCAGAAATAGCTTTATCTTATCGTTTACAACACAATAAAATAGACCAACAAATACAACAAGATTGGTTATACACAGTAGCTTTATCAAGAGTACTACAACAAAATGTAGAGGGTGCAATTAATAGTTTTCAGCAAGCTATTCAATTAAATTCTAACAACCCTCATAATTATGCTTATTTAGCTTTTGTCTATCTCTATGATTGGCAACCAAAATTAGCCCAAAAAACTCTAGAAAAAGCATTAAAAATTAACCCCAATATTCCCGAACTTAAAACTCTTAGTGGAGTAGCTGCATTAATGCAAGGAAATTTATTCAAAGCTTGGCATTTACTTCAACCAATAATCAACAATTAA
- a CDS encoding 5-formyltetrahydrofolate cyclo-ligase → MQQQLTKKELRKKILDQRKSLTKSEWQTKSDRICHQLQSFLLFNQAETILAYFSIRQEPDLSSLFTINKKWGFSRCVNQLLVWHSWQLGEQLQQGLYNIQEPLINAPWIQPQEVDLILVPTVACDRQKYRLGYGGGFYDRMLSDEQWQNKTTIGIVFDFAYLAQLPIDSWDIKLDYVCTETAIY, encoded by the coding sequence ATGCAACAACAACTAACCAAAAAAGAATTACGTAAAAAAATTTTAGACCAAAGAAAATCCCTGACAAAATCAGAATGGCAAACTAAAAGCGATCGCATTTGTCATCAACTACAATCTTTTTTATTATTTAATCAAGCTGAAACTATTCTTGCCTATTTTAGTATTCGTCAAGAACCCGATCTCAGTTCTTTATTTACTATTAATAAAAAATGGGGTTTTTCTCGCTGTGTTAATCAATTGTTAGTTTGGCATTCATGGCAGTTAGGAGAACAATTACAACAAGGACTTTATAACATTCAAGAACCCTTAATTAATGCACCTTGGATTCAACCTCAAGAAGTAGATTTAATTCTAGTTCCTACTGTTGCTTGCGACAGGCAAAAATATCGCCTCGGTTATGGCGGTGGTTTTTATGACCGAATGTTAAGTGATGAGCAATGGCAAAATAAAACTACGATTGGAATTGTCTTTGATTTTGCTTATTTAGCTCAATTACCTATCGATTCTTGGGATATCAAACTTGATTATGTTTGTACAGAAACAGCTATTTATTGA
- a CDS encoding Aldo/keto reductase, whose translation MKLAANSRLQFTTDLNICRVLNGMWQMSGYHGRINPPQAIQSMFQYLDAGYTTWDLADHYGPAEDFIGEFRRQLKDTRGQEALSNLQAFTKWVPKPTPMTKQLVADNINISLKRMDVESLDLLQFHWWQYRDESYLDALQYLAELQQEGKIKHLALTNFDTKHLKIITEAGIKIVSNQVQFSVVDRRPQVEMIEFCRQHKIQLLAYGTLCGGLVSEKYLGPREPQIFQLNTASLKKYKNIINAWGSWNLFQELLTNLKKIADKHQVSIANVAVRYILEQPTVAGTIVGARLSISEHLEDNAKVFDFNLDREDYQKIDAVSQKARNLHQLIGDCGDEYRR comes from the coding sequence ATGAAGCTAGCTGCTAATAGTCGTTTACAATTCACCACCGATCTCAATATTTGTCGTGTTTTAAATGGAATGTGGCAAATGTCTGGCTATCATGGACGAATTAATCCACCCCAAGCAATTCAAAGTATGTTTCAGTATCTCGATGCTGGTTATACTACTTGGGATTTAGCCGATCATTATGGGCCGGCAGAAGATTTTATTGGTGAATTTCGTCGTCAATTAAAGGATACTCGCGGACAAGAAGCTTTATCTAATCTTCAGGCTTTTACCAAATGGGTACCTAAACCAACTCCCATGACGAAACAGTTGGTAGCAGATAATATTAATATTTCTCTCAAAAGAATGGATGTCGAGAGTTTAGACTTGCTACAGTTTCATTGGTGGCAATATCGCGATGAAAGTTATTTGGATGCGCTGCAATATTTAGCTGAATTACAACAAGAAGGCAAAATTAAACATCTAGCTTTAACTAATTTTGATACAAAACATTTAAAAATTATCACTGAAGCTGGGATTAAAATAGTTTCTAATCAAGTTCAATTTTCAGTCGTAGATCGCCGTCCTCAAGTCGAAATGATTGAATTTTGTCGGCAACATAAGATTCAACTACTTGCTTACGGAACGTTATGCGGAGGTTTGGTTAGCGAAAAGTATTTAGGTCCCAGAGAACCGCAAATTTTCCAACTTAATACGGCAAGTCTGAAGAAATATAAAAATATTATTAATGCCTGGGGAAGTTGGAATTTATTTCAAGAATTATTAACTAATCTGAAAAAAATTGCCGATAAACATCAAGTTAGTATTGCTAATGTTGCTGTGCGTTATATTTTAGAACAACCTACTGTAGCAGGAACTATTGTTGGGGCAAGACTAAGTATTTCTGAACATCTGGAAGATAATGCTAAGGTATTTGATTTCAATCTTGATCGCGAAGATTATCAAAAGATCGATGCAGTCTCTCAGAAAGCAAGAAATTTACATCAATTAATTGGTGATTGTGGTGATGAATATCGCAGATAA
- a CDS encoding response regulator receiver modulated diguanylate cyclase/phosphodiesterase with PAS/PAC sensor, which translates to MYQNHIKQSEINSGLISKLKTIDDAVIILDQYENCLFFNKAAERLFKKTSNKLLDSAFYDDLTGLPNHNLLFKYIQQAINLAKEQKDYVFAVLVIDINRFKTINSSLGRKLGDELLIAISQKLKACLREEDLIARLGSDEFVILLEDLQNFNDAIDIAERIYHELLIPFTLNGYEIFVDTSIGIALNTEDYTEPEEILRDAELAITHVKKNAHSYYQIFNRTMHVHAISLLQLKNDLRLALARQEFELHYQPIVSLTTKRINGFEALVRWRHPVRGLVAPQEFIPLAEEMGLIIFLGLWVLKEACLQMRTWQLKFPELADWKMSVNISGKQLAPNNFVGQVKRILEETGITPNNLKLEITESCLIEDSQATIAILRELKNLGIEFSLDDFGTGYSSLSYLHMFPFTTLKIDRSFVNSMEASSEKLGIIRAIVNLARNLGMDVISEGIETVNQLAQLKVLKCEYGQGYFFSKPLDSKAIEALIISELATVNLNNSNNSTNSLEEQIAKEQMHLQIEYLRQELEELKQEKADLEIMLETATEHADLVELQLHKEISDRQKIEAALHQANQELERLTILDSLTQLANRRRFDEYLLQQWQILRKENSPLSLILCDVDYFKFYNDTYGHPIGDHCLQQVALAIEAAMEDDHNLVARYGGEEFAIILPNTDGEKALEIANKIRSKVKSLKIAHHKSTVCEYVTMSLGVFTMTPTPEGSPELLIAFADKALYEAKAQGRDRAMFAMS; encoded by the coding sequence ATGTATCAAAATCATATTAAACAGTCTGAAATTAATTCAGGATTGATTTCCAAACTAAAAACTATTGATGATGCTGTAATTATATTAGATCAATATGAAAACTGTTTATTTTTTAACAAAGCAGCCGAACGTTTATTTAAAAAAACATCAAATAAATTACTAGATAGTGCTTTTTATGATGACTTAACAGGGTTACCCAATCATAATTTATTATTTAAATATATTCAACAAGCAATTAATTTAGCTAAAGAACAAAAAGACTACGTTTTTGCTGTTTTAGTTATAGATATAAATCGTTTTAAGACAATTAATAGTAGTTTGGGCAGAAAATTAGGAGATGAATTGTTAATCGCAATCTCTCAAAAATTGAAGGCTTGTCTGCGAGAAGAAGATCTAATTGCTCGTTTAGGTAGTGATGAGTTTGTTATTTTATTAGAAGATCTTCAAAATTTCAATGATGCTATTGATATTGCCGAAAGAATCTATCACGAACTTTTGATTCCTTTTACACTGAATGGTTATGAAATATTTGTTGATACTAGCATTGGTATTGCCTTAAATACTGAAGATTATACAGAGCCAGAAGAAATTCTCAGAGATGCAGAATTAGCTATAACTCATGTGAAAAAAAATGCTCATAGTTATTACCAGATTTTTAATCGGACGATGCATGTTCATGCCATAAGTCTATTGCAATTAAAAAATGATTTGCGTTTAGCACTTGCTCGTCAAGAATTTGAGCTACATTATCAACCAATTGTTTCTCTAACTACTAAAAGAATTAATGGCTTTGAAGCTTTAGTCCGTTGGCGGCATCCAGTACGTGGTTTAGTTGCTCCGCAAGAATTTATTCCTTTAGCCGAAGAAATGGGATTGATTATTTTTCTTGGTTTATGGGTACTCAAAGAAGCGTGTCTGCAAATGCGTACTTGGCAATTAAAGTTTCCCGAACTTGCTGATTGGAAGATGAGCGTGAATATCTCAGGAAAACAGTTGGCACCCAATAATTTTGTTGGACAAGTAAAAAGAATTTTAGAAGAAACTGGCATTACTCCTAATAACCTAAAGCTAGAAATTACAGAGAGTTGTTTAATTGAAGATTCTCAAGCTACTATTGCCATACTTAGAGAGCTAAAAAACTTAGGAATTGAGTTTTCTTTGGATGATTTTGGAACGGGTTACTCTTCATTAAGTTATTTACATATGTTTCCTTTTACTACTTTAAAGATTGACCGTTCCTTTGTTAATTCGATGGAAGCAAGTAGTGAAAAACTAGGAATTATTCGAGCAATTGTTAATTTAGCTCGTAATTTAGGCATGGATGTAATTTCAGAAGGAATTGAAACGGTTAATCAGCTAGCTCAACTTAAAGTTCTCAAATGTGAATATGGTCAAGGATACTTTTTTTCTAAACCTTTAGATAGCAAAGCTATTGAAGCTTTAATTATTAGTGAATTAGCTACTGTAAATTTGAATAACTCTAACAATTCTACTAATAGTTTAGAAGAACAAATTGCCAAAGAGCAAATGCATTTGCAAATAGAATATTTACGACAAGAACTAGAAGAATTAAAACAGGAAAAAGCTGACTTAGAAATTATGCTGGAAACAGCTACCGAACACGCAGATTTGGTTGAACTACAGTTACATAAAGAAATTAGCGATCGCCAGAAAATTGAAGCTGCTCTCCATCAAGCTAATCAAGAATTAGAAAGACTAACAATTTTAGATAGTTTAACTCAACTAGCTAATCGTCGTCGTTTTGATGAATATTTATTACAACAATGGCAAATTTTGAGAAAAGAAAATTCTCCTTTGTCTCTGATTTTGTGTGATGTTGATTATTTCAAATTCTATAACGATACTTATGGTCATCCAATTGGAGATCATTGTTTACAGCAAGTAGCTTTGGCAATCGAAGCAGCTATGGAAGATGATCATAATTTGGTTGCTCGTTACGGTGGAGAAGAGTTTGCCATAATTTTACCTAATACTGATGGGGAAAAAGCACTAGAAATCGCTAACAAAATTCGCTCTAAAGTCAAAAGTCTCAAAATTGCTCATCATAAATCAACAGTCTGTGAATATGTAACGATGAGCTTGGGCGTTTTTACGATGACTCCTACTCCAGAAGGTTCACCAGAATTGTTAATTGCTTTTGCCGACAAAGCACTATACGAAGCTAAAGCGCAAGGACGCGATCGCGCTATGTTTGCCATGAGCTAA
- a CDS encoding signal transduction histidine kinase, translating to MEVIPRKRGVGLFSDRRQVELAVSKLKNSGFPMEQVAIVVRNAQGEQEIHGIDVQDYRGNHTQEGAVTGILTGGAIGSITGLLIGLGVLAIPGIGPILLAGTEATALVTALAGGTIGGVTGGLVGALIGLGIPETRVKIYRDGILRGDYLIIIDGTESQLIEAQHILERYDIDEWNIYDGVHQSKLDPEPQLNSNSTIAESSKHLPEINARPIKPIENHQIIESTLLKNNLDYEPKTISDSQIKNQEIIESKPLKNSLDEQSKTISEPQLQIDNPTFTIIDENREQTSPKLTKNRIYPPSQVINNKPKVIIVDLRD from the coding sequence ATGGAAGTAATACCTAGAAAAAGAGGAGTAGGACTCTTTAGCGATCGCAGACAAGTAGAATTAGCAGTTTCAAAGCTAAAAAATTCAGGTTTCCCAATGGAACAAGTTGCGATCGTGGTTCGCAACGCTCAAGGAGAACAAGAGATTCACGGAATTGATGTACAAGATTATCGCGGTAATCATACCCAAGAAGGTGCAGTAACAGGTATTTTAACTGGGGGAGCAATTGGTAGTATTACTGGCTTATTAATCGGCTTAGGTGTGTTAGCAATTCCTGGGATTGGACCAATTTTACTAGCTGGAACAGAAGCAACCGCACTTGTAACAGCTTTAGCAGGAGGAACAATTGGCGGAGTTACTGGTGGTTTAGTTGGAGCTTTAATTGGTTTAGGAATTCCTGAAACAAGAGTAAAAATTTATCGAGACGGAATTCTTAGGGGAGATTATTTAATTATTATTGATGGTACAGAGTCCCAATTAATTGAGGCTCAACATATTCTTGAGCGTTATGACATTGATGAATGGAATATTTATGACGGGGTTCATCAATCTAAACTCGATCCCGAGCCACAATTGAATTCAAATTCAACTATTGCTGAATCTTCTAAACACTTACCAGAAATCAATGCTCGACCAATCAAACCAATAGAAAATCATCAAATAATTGAATCAACATTACTTAAAAATAATCTGGATTACGAACCCAAAACTATTAGTGACTCCCAAATAAAAAACCAAGAAATTATTGAATCAAAACCTCTTAAAAATAGTCTTGATGAGCAATCAAAAACCATTAGTGAACCTCAACTACAAATAGATAATCCAACCTTCACTATAATTGACGAAAACAGGGAGCAAACTAGTCCAAAACTTACAAAAAATCGGATTTATCCTCCAAGTCAAGTTATTAACAACAAACCTAAAGTAATTATTGTCGATCTACGAGATTAA
- a CDS encoding HlyD family secretion protein, whose translation MNSSGNQTQDSHQIDRIRILIVDDQKMIREGLKALINTEEDLDVVGTAEDGEDAIKQVESLQPNIVLMDMEMPGLDGMGATQVICEQFPHIKVLVLSTYDNQEYVARSLGAGAMGYLLKGTPAKELTEAIRSVYRGYAQIGPGAFQKILPLTPKSFSDSASAAASEVKSQSAVNGNGKLVATLPRENRSPSALAIKNSSGLADRKFEETVVLRQSPRWSRAIIWSIIGVTTFAVIWASVAKIEQVVPARGQLKPIGKVQEIQVPTNGVVEEVEVEEGQKVKKGDLLLTLDETTSQAQLESEKNIRQSLLQENKFYRALMNGEVTGNTVENTIASLNIPREIAFLARNRGELLAENQLFLSQLGAGSDNLSAEQLARFNAAQTELQSRTAAARLEAEQLEKQLNQNQVQLTDARAKLATARQVLAEIKQRNQDAISQAEESLKIERKILQSVEPLSKEGALSQFQVETQRQKVNDRYKSLIEQRATGTIERNRQEQEIQTALADIERLQEEEQRLRLDITQAREQLLNTTSLSEREIRDKMAANNQRIAEIDTQLNKSIVENDKRISELNSQISGTEQTLKYQALYAPVGGTVFDLKAYPGYVPPAGQNAEPILKIVPDDQLIGEVFITTNDIGFVQKGMVTDVRIDTFPFSEFGDVKGTVSSIGSDALEPDQTYDYFRFPAKIELERQDFTIKGKNIPLQSGMSISANIKINENRTVLSLFTEQFFVGLDKFKQVR comes from the coding sequence ATGAATTCATCTGGCAATCAGACTCAAGACAGCCATCAAATAGACAGGATTCGTATCCTGATTGTAGACGATCAAAAAATGATTAGAGAGGGACTCAAAGCCCTAATTAATACAGAAGAAGACTTGGACGTAGTAGGAACAGCAGAGGATGGAGAAGATGCCATTAAACAAGTAGAAAGTCTCCAACCTAATATCGTCTTAATGGACATGGAAATGCCAGGACTTGATGGTATGGGTGCTACTCAAGTAATCTGCGAACAGTTTCCTCATATTAAAGTTTTGGTGTTGAGTACTTATGATAATCAGGAATATGTAGCTCGTTCTTTAGGTGCGGGAGCAATGGGTTATTTACTTAAAGGAACTCCTGCCAAAGAACTTACAGAAGCAATTAGATCGGTATACCGTGGTTATGCTCAAATTGGCCCTGGAGCTTTTCAGAAAATCTTACCATTAACACCAAAAAGCTTTTCGGATTCAGCTTCTGCTGCTGCATCAGAGGTAAAGTCTCAATCAGCAGTAAATGGCAATGGTAAACTGGTGGCTACTCTGCCTCGAGAAAATCGTTCTCCTTCAGCTTTAGCCATTAAAAATAGTTCGGGTTTGGCTGACCGTAAATTCGAGGAAACGGTTGTGCTACGTCAATCTCCTCGCTGGTCGCGAGCTATTATTTGGTCTATCATTGGCGTAACGACCTTTGCTGTAATTTGGGCATCTGTGGCTAAAATTGAGCAAGTCGTACCTGCTCGAGGACAACTTAAACCAATTGGGAAAGTACAGGAAATACAAGTTCCTACTAATGGTGTAGTTGAAGAAGTTGAAGTTGAAGAGGGACAAAAGGTTAAAAAAGGCGATCTATTACTTACTTTAGATGAAACTACTTCTCAAGCCCAACTAGAATCAGAAAAAAATATTCGTCAGTCTTTGTTACAAGAAAATAAATTCTATCGGGCTTTGATGAATGGGGAGGTAACAGGAAACACCGTTGAAAATACGATCGCATCTTTGAATATTCCGCGAGAAATTGCTTTTTTGGCGCGCAATCGAGGAGAATTACTCGCAGAAAATCAACTATTTCTTTCTCAGCTTGGTGCAGGTAGTGACAATCTATCGGCAGAACAATTAGCTCGTTTTAATGCAGCACAAACCGAGCTTCAATCTCGTACCGCAGCAGCTAGATTAGAAGCAGAACAACTAGAAAAACAACTCAATCAAAATCAGGTACAACTTACTGATGCTCGTGCCAAATTAGCTACAGCTAGACAAGTTCTAGCCGAAATTAAACAGCGCAATCAAGATGCGATCTCTCAAGCAGAGGAAAGTTTAAAAATTGAACGAAAAATTCTTCAATCTGTTGAACCGTTATCTAAAGAAGGTGCTTTATCCCAATTTCAGGTCGAAACCCAGCGACAAAAAGTGAATGATCGTTATAAATCTCTAATCGAACAAAGAGCTACTGGGACAATTGAACGCAATCGTCAAGAACAAGAAATTCAAACTGCTCTGGCAGATATCGAAAGATTACAAGAAGAAGAACAAAGATTACGTCTCGACATCACTCAAGCTAGAGAGCAATTACTCAACACTACTTCTTTGTCGGAACGAGAAATTAGGGACAAAATGGCAGCAAATAATCAGCGGATTGCTGAAATTGACACTCAGTTGAATAAAAGCATTGTTGAAAATGACAAACGTATTTCTGAACTAAATAGTCAAATTAGTGGTACTGAACAAACTCTAAAATATCAAGCCTTGTATGCTCCTGTAGGGGGTACAGTTTTCGATCTCAAGGCTTATCCTGGTTACGTGCCACCAGCAGGACAAAATGCAGAGCCAATTTTAAAAATAGTACCTGACGACCAGCTTATTGGAGAAGTGTTTATTACTACTAATGATATTGGTTTTGTTCAGAAAGGAATGGTTACGGATGTTAGAATTGATACTTTTCCTTTTAGTGAATTCGGAGATGTCAAAGGCACCGTTAGTTCCATCGGCTCGGATGCCTTAGAACCGGATCAAACCTACGATTATTTCCGCTTTCCTGCCAAAATTGAACTAGAAAGGCAAGATTTCACCATTAAAGGTAAAAATATTCCCCTACAATCAGGTATGTCTATTAGTGCAAATATCAAAATTAATGAAAATCGAACTGTGTTGAGCTTGTTTACAGAACAATTTTTTGTTGGTTTAGACAAATTCAAACAAGTTCGATAG
- a CDS encoding Methyltransferase type 11, with protein sequence MTATSTTNQLGLASRLVNGILAIKPLANFAKYRARKMMIDRAEALGVPWRENVRQLSRRNWDAEIAAITNPQLQYPDYYLRSFHAYEQGNLSWEAAWEVESAAYAVHSTIWSDKSAKGDTQLRQSYHQVIQKQLSIQPQDILDIGCSVGMSTMALQEIYPQAQLTGVDLSPYFLAVAQYRCQKQQNKEIKWLHAAAEATGLTEASFDLVSACLLFHELPQTAAQAIIAEARRLLRPGGYLTIMDMNPQAEVYKKMPPYVLTLLKSTEPYLDQYFSLDISQTLVNEGFNAPKIVPNSPRHRTIVAQVGN encoded by the coding sequence ATGACTGCTACTTCAACCACAAACCAATTAGGTTTAGCTTCACGCTTAGTTAATGGAATCTTAGCGATTAAACCTTTGGCAAATTTTGCCAAATATCGAGCTAGAAAAATGATGATCGATAGAGCCGAAGCTCTTGGTGTACCATGGCGAGAAAACGTCCGTCAATTGAGTCGGCGTAACTGGGATGCTGAAATCGCTGCTATAACTAATCCTCAATTACAATATCCTGATTATTATTTGCGTTCTTTCCATGCTTATGAACAAGGCAATCTGAGTTGGGAAGCAGCTTGGGAAGTCGAGTCAGCAGCTTATGCAGTTCATTCGACAATTTGGTCAGATAAGAGTGCCAAAGGAGATACTCAATTACGCCAAAGCTATCATCAAGTCATTCAAAAGCAACTCTCAATTCAACCTCAAGATATTCTCGACATTGGTTGCAGCGTAGGAATGAGTACGATGGCTCTTCAAGAGATTTACCCTCAAGCTCAATTAACTGGAGTTGATTTATCACCCTATTTTTTGGCTGTTGCTCAGTATCGTTGCCAAAAACAGCAAAATAAAGAGATTAAATGGTTACACGCTGCTGCGGAAGCGACTGGTTTAACTGAGGCTTCCTTTGATTTAGTTTCCGCTTGTTTATTGTTCCACGAACTTCCCCAAACAGCAGCCCAAGCAATTATCGCCGAAGCTCGTCGTCTACTTCGCCCAGGAGGATATCTGACCATCATGGATATGAATCCTCAAGCAGAAGTGTATAAAAAAATGCCTCCCTATGTGCTTACTTTACTGAAAAGTACTGAACCTTATTTGGATCAATATTTTAGTTTAGATATTTCTCAAACTCTAGTTAATGAAGGTTTTAATGCGCCGAAGATTGTTCCTAATAGCCCTCGTCATCGCACAATTGTGGCTCAAGTTGGCAATTAA